One Elusimicrobiota bacterium DNA segment encodes these proteins:
- a CDS encoding RecQ family ATP-dependent DNA helicase, whose protein sequence is MMTPEEALKRGWGYDSFKPLQREAVEAALAGRDSLVVLPTGGGKSLCYQLPAAMGRGLVLVVSPLIALMDDQVAAAREAGLAADALHSNLEADHRSAAYRRLAAGKIDLLYVSPERLLVGDLLEDCAPRLILIAVDEAHCVSHWGHEFRPEYRRLAEVMERFPKAARMALTATATPAVQEDVCVQLALRGPARLIGHPDRPNLVYRAFPRRDQAAQVLEVVRIHSGEGGIVYAQTRKDVERLAAGLANAGVSCAAYHAGLDAEVRRRAQDDFVNERLDVVVATIAFGMGIDRSNVRYVVHANTPRSVEHYQQESGRAGRDGEPADCVLLFAASDLARHRGLALKDGHLAPERQRALERQLREIGRYAVAPVCRHRLLAEHFGAAYPPDGAEPGAEGCAACDVCLGETKSLSAEEALLTAKKVLSGAWRAGGGFGTGYVVNLLLGRGDERMARHGHDALQVFGLLKEAGEAAVRSWIDQLIVQGFLEVSEEREYPLLRITEAGKALCGGGGAVRLGVPAPPAARGKKKSKALRKSHACGLPPDEELFERLRQLRRLISGKLGVPPYVVFHDSALVEMAALKPKTLEALRGVKGVGDRKLARYGEAFLAVIAGQPPDHQ, encoded by the coding sequence ATGATGACACCCGAGGAGGCCCTCAAGCGCGGCTGGGGCTACGACTCGTTCAAGCCCCTGCAGCGGGAGGCGGTCGAGGCGGCGCTGGCCGGCCGCGACAGCCTGGTCGTGCTGCCGACCGGAGGCGGCAAGAGCCTCTGCTACCAGCTTCCCGCCGCCATGGGCCGGGGACTCGTCCTGGTCGTCTCCCCGCTCATCGCGCTCATGGACGACCAAGTCGCGGCCGCGCGCGAGGCGGGCTTGGCCGCCGACGCCCTGCACTCGAACCTGGAGGCCGACCATCGCAGCGCGGCCTACCGCCGGCTGGCCGCGGGCAAGATCGACCTCCTCTACGTGAGCCCCGAGCGCCTTTTGGTCGGAGACCTGCTGGAGGACTGCGCCCCGCGGCTGATCCTGATCGCGGTCGACGAAGCGCACTGCGTCTCGCATTGGGGCCACGAATTCCGGCCCGAGTACCGCCGCCTGGCCGAGGTCATGGAGCGCTTCCCCAAAGCGGCGCGCATGGCCCTGACCGCTACGGCGACGCCCGCGGTCCAGGAGGACGTCTGCGTCCAGCTCGCCTTGCGCGGGCCCGCGCGCCTGATCGGGCATCCCGACCGCCCGAACCTGGTCTATCGCGCCTTCCCGCGCCGCGACCAAGCCGCGCAGGTGCTGGAGGTGGTGCGCATCCACTCCGGCGAGGGCGGCATCGTCTACGCCCAGACCCGCAAGGACGTGGAGCGCCTGGCCGCGGGGCTGGCCAACGCTGGGGTCTCCTGCGCGGCCTACCACGCGGGCCTCGACGCCGAGGTCCGGCGGCGCGCCCAGGACGACTTCGTCAACGAGCGGCTCGACGTGGTCGTGGCCACCATCGCCTTCGGCATGGGCATCGACCGCTCCAACGTCCGCTACGTGGTCCACGCCAACACGCCGCGCTCGGTGGAGCATTACCAGCAGGAGTCGGGGCGCGCGGGCCGCGACGGCGAGCCTGCCGACTGCGTCCTGCTCTTCGCGGCCTCGGACCTGGCCCGGCACCGCGGCCTGGCGCTCAAGGACGGCCACTTGGCGCCCGAGCGCCAGCGCGCGCTGGAGCGCCAACTGCGCGAGATCGGCCGCTATGCCGTAGCTCCGGTGTGCCGCCATCGCCTGCTGGCCGAGCATTTCGGCGCCGCCTACCCGCCCGACGGAGCCGAGCCCGGAGCGGAAGGCTGCGCCGCCTGCGACGTCTGCCTGGGCGAGACCAAGAGCCTCTCCGCCGAGGAGGCTCTCCTGACGGCCAAGAAGGTCTTGAGCGGGGCCTGGCGCGCGGGCGGGGGCTTCGGCACCGGCTACGTGGTCAACCTGCTGCTGGGACGCGGCGACGAGCGCATGGCGCGCCACGGCCACGACGCGCTGCAGGTCTTCGGCTTGCTCAAGGAAGCCGGGGAGGCGGCGGTGCGCTCCTGGATAGACCAGCTCATCGTGCAGGGCTTCTTGGAGGTCTCCGAGGAACGGGAGTATCCCCTCCTGCGCATCACCGAGGCGGGCAAGGCCTTATGCGGGGGTGGGGGCGCGGTTCGGCTGGGCGTGCCGGCTCCGCCGGCTGCGCGCGGCAAGAAGAAGTCCAAGGCCCTGCGCAAGAGCCACGCCTGCGGTCTTCCGCCGGACGAGGAGCTCTTCGAACGCCTGCGCCAGCTGCGGCGGCTGATCTCGGGGAAGCTGGGCGTGCCGCCCTACGTGGTCTTCCACGACAGCGCCTTGGTGGAGATGGCCGCCTTGAAGCCCAAGACTTTGGAGGCCTTGCGCGGCGTCAAGGGCGTGGGGGACCGGAAACTGGCGCGTTATGGGGAGGCCTTCCTCGCGGTCATCGCGGGTCAGCCGCCGGATCACCAGTAA